A stretch of DNA from Hydrogenophaga sp. SL48:
GCGGCCGCTCCGCCTTGTTCGACGATCGGCTCGAAGCCGCCATAGATCATCCGCTTGCCGTCGAACGGCATCGGGTTCTTCGCCGGGTCGCAGCGCTCGTCGGTCTTGGCCAGTTCGGCCATCCGGCCCATCACGTCGTCGCGCGTGGCCTTGTCGGGCCACTCGATCCACGAGAACGCCACCGTCTCGTCGTCCTGCGCCGCCACCGCGCCCTGGAAGTCGGTGGTCTTGCCTTTGGGCACATCGGCCCCCCAGCACTCGACCACCCGCGTCGCGCCGTGATCGATGAAGGCGCTGTCCACCGTGTTGGCGTGGGCAATGAACTGCTGCTGTTTCCCGGTCGGGACCGCGATCACGAAACCGTCGATGTAAGACATGGGGTTCTCCTGTGTGTTGCACAGCGGGGCCATCGGTCGCCGACCGGTCGGGGCCAGGGAACTCAGCGATGAGCGCGCGGGGGGTTGCCACGATACGCCCCCACTTGTTCTTGCACCAGCCCCATGGGCTTTCCGAGCCGCCATGGCCGGCGTCTTCACTTCTTCTGTCGAGCCGCCTTCACCGCCTTGCCCTTGCCAGCCGGCGCCTTGAGCAGGGCCTGCGCCTGCTCCAGCCAGAGCAGGGTTTCCGTGTGGGAGAGGAAGCGCCGCAGGTAGTGCGGCGAGAGCTCGCGCATGAGGCCGAGCGTGCGCAGCACGAGCATGTGGGAGTTCAGCGGGCCGGCGTTTTCGGGGGCGCGGTGCGTGGCCTTCACCACGGCTGCTTCGGCGCCCAGGCGCTCCCAGGTCTCGCGGAAACGTTGGGCGCTTCGCAGTTCGGGCCACTTCCCGCCGCTGGGTGGGTGTCCGCCCGCTGCGGCCTGGCTGGCCTGGGCGATGTGGGCGTTGAGGGCGGCGAGGGGGGAAGGTGCAGCCCGCTGCGCTGGGCTGGCTCCTTCCTCCTTTGGGGGAGGGAGACGATCAGGATCGCCGCGGGTGTTCATGGCTTGGCGGTAACCACCGCAGGCGCGGCCGTGCTCGGCGTGGGCGCGGCGCGGGGCACGGGGGCCATTTCCACGCGGCGGTTGAGCGCTCGGCCCTTTTCATCGGCGTTGCTGGCCACGGGCTGTTCGGCGCCGAAGGCGGCGCTGAACACGCGCTGGCGCGGCATGCCTTCTTTGACGAGCGTGCGCGTCACGGTGAGCGCGCGCTGTGCCGAGAGCTCCAGGTTGTCTTCGAAGCGCTGGTGGGGGCCTTTGACGACGGTTTTGTCGTCGGTGAAACCGCTCACCATGAGCATCTCGTCGCGCTCGCCGAGGTACACCTCCAGCGGCGGCACCAGGCTCTTGAGCAGCTGCTGGCCTTCGGGGCGCAATTCATCCGAGTTGAAGTCGAACAGCACACTGCCGCTGATGCCGATGCGGCCGTTGTTGAGCGTGACGCGGCCGCTCTGCAGCGGAATGGCGAGCGCTCTTTCCAGCGCCATGCGGCGGGCTTCCTCCTGCTGGCGTTTGGCGATCTCGGACTGCAGGCTGCTCACCAGGTCCATCTGCACCAGCAGCACGCCGATGAGGATGAGCACGAACGCGCCGACCACGCCGGACATGAGGTCGCCGAACACGGCCCAGACGGGCGCGGTCTCGCCGAGGCCGTCGTCGATGGCGGTGTCGTCCACGCTGGAGTTCATCACGCGGCCCCTTGTACCGCAGGCGCGGCGGCCTTGGCGGCCACGGGCTTGCTGGTGCGCAGCAGGCGCATGTCTTCCACGATGCCTTGCTGCGCGCTGATGCTCAAGTCGATCACCTCGCGCGCCTGAGCCACGTAGTAGGCGAGCTGTTCGTCGCTGCGCGCCATGTGCTGCCCAATGGCGCCTTCGACGCGTTGCAGGCCGTCGACGAGCTTTTCGTTGGTGCTGCTGAACAGCGCCACGCCTTGCTGGAAGGCTTCTCCCAGCGCAGCGAGTTCGGCGGTGCTGGTGGCGATTTGCGCGGTCTGCTCGTCGGCCCTGCCGGCCTGCGCGCCCAGGGTCTGCGCGAACTGCGCACCGGTCTGGTTGAGCACGGTGGTGGCGGACGCGACCAGCGATTCGATGGCGGCGCGCTGCTCGCCCGTGGTCTGCTGCACGTTCTGCAGCAGGCTGCTGATGTGGGCCACCAGCTCGGTGCGCTCCTGCAGGGCGACGTTGTCGCGCTCGGTGAGTCGGCTCATTTCGCCGCGCAGCTGGCCAATGACTTCGGCCGCGGCCTTGGGCGCTTCGGAAGCCGTTTCGAGCAGGCGCGACATGGGTGCTTCGAGCGAGGTGCCGAGCGTGGCCAGGTGCTGTGTGACCGCGGCCTGCAGCTCGCCGAGGCGCTGCACGGCAGCGTGGCCGCGCGCGGCCTCTTCGCTGCGCAGGGTTTGCAGGTGGGTGGCTTCTTCGGCCCGCAATGTTTGCAACTGGGTGCTGATGGTGCTGTGCAGCGCGGCGGCCTGTTCGGCGGCGGCTTGCTGGCGGGTGGCTTCTTCTGCGCGCAGGGTTTGCAATTGCGTGGCCAGCTCGGCTTGCAGGCTGGCGAGGCGCTCCACGGCGGCCTGGCCGCGCGCGGCTTCTTCGCTGCGCAGGGCTTGCAGGTGCGTGCTTTCTTCGGTGCGCAGCGCTTGCAGCTGGGTGCTGATGTCGCTGTGCAGCGCAGCGGCTTGCTCGGCGGTGGCTTGCTGGCGCGCGGCTTCTTCGGTGCGCAGGGTTTGCAGTTGCGAGGCCAGCTCGGCCTGGAGACTGCCCAGGCGATCCACGGCGGACTGGCCGCGCGCGGCTTCTTCGCTGCGCAGGGCGCTGAGTTCGCTGCGCCAAAGGGCTGCAAGCTGATCCATGCGCTGGCCGTGTTGTTGCGTCCACTGCGCTTCCGACTCGGTGCGGGCCAACACGAGCGCTTCGCTCTGCGCCAGCAG
This window harbors:
- a CDS encoding OmpA family protein, whose translation is MNSSVDDTAIDDGLGETAPVWAVFGDLMSGVVGAFVLILIGVLLVQMDLVSSLQSEIAKRQQEEARRMALERALAIPLQSGRVTLNNGRIGISGSVLFDFNSDELRPEGQQLLKSLVPPLEVYLGERDEMLMVSGFTDDKTVVKGPHQRFEDNLELSAQRALTVTRTLVKEGMPRQRVFSAAFGAEQPVASNADEKGRALNRRVEMAPVPRAAPTPSTAAPAVVTAKP
- a CDS encoding DUF2894 domain-containing protein gives rise to the protein MNTRGDPDRLPPPKEEGASPAQRAAPSPLAALNAHIAQASQAAAGGHPPSGGKWPELRSAQRFRETWERLGAEAAVVKATHRAPENAGPLNSHMLVLRTLGLMRELSPHYLRRFLSHTETLLWLEQAQALLKAPAGKGKAVKAARQKK